In the genome of Paenibacillus pabuli, the window TGGATGATCCGCAATTTATTCAATCCCGGTTTACGGTGGGGTACTAAGGGCTGCAGAGTAAAGGACGGGAAAAACAGATGCGAATATTAGAATGAAGCGAAGCAGCTTGGAAAACGAAAGAGGCATTGCGACATTAACCTATTCGAAGATGTAAATTTCCGTGAATTTCACCGGGGAGGGATGAACGTTGTTTATCGTAACCGCTGAACAGATGAGAGCTGTGGATGAGCATACGATTCACAAGCTTGGCATTCCTGCTGCCAGTCTGATGGAGAACGCGGGCAGAGCCATTGCCGAGGAAGTTATTCAGTTGTGCCGGGAGTACAGGGCTGAGCAGATGGGCCAGCGTTCGCAGCAGCATGGCAGCTGGAACAATGGAAATGGGAAGCGGGCACACACGGGGCCCGGGGATCGGTCTGGTCATGGTAGCGACATCATTGCCGATCCGGCGCTCGTGATGGAGCAACCCGGCGATCAGCAGTGGTACATGCTGATCGGCAAGGGCAACAATGGCGGCGACGGGCTGGTTGCGGCGCGCCATTTGGTTGAAGCGGGGCTCGGCGTGACTTTGGTCTACGCCGATGCGCCGGATGCACTGCGGGGCGAGGCCGCAGTGCAGCGGGATGCCGCCGCGGAGCTCGGCATCCCTGCCTTGGTCCACGGGCGCGAAGCCGTGGACTTCAGCCGGTGCACAGGCATCGTGGATGCGCTGCTGGGCACCGGCTCGCGTGGGGCGCCGCGCGGAGTATACGCGGCGCTGATTGAGGCGGCGAACGACAGCGGCAAGCCGGTCGTGTCTGCCGATGTGCCAAGCGGGCTGAATGCCGACACCGGGGAGGTATATGAGCCCTGTATTCAGGCCCGGGTGACTGTATGTCTCGCGCTGCTTAAGCGCGGACTGGTGCAGTACCCGGGTGCCTCTGCCGCGGGGCGCATCGTCGTGCGCTCCATCGGCATTCCCGCGCGGCTTGCGCCGGAGCATGGCCCCTCGGTCCGTCTGCTGACGGAAGAGGTGCTGCGCAGTGCGCTGCGCGTGGACACGAGCCGCCTCCGGGTAACGGACGGCCACAAGGGCACTTACGGCCACGTTCTGCTGGCCGCAGGCAGTCTGCCGATGAGCGGCGCAGGCCTGCTCTCGGCCAAAGCCGCGCTGCGCGCTGGCTGCGGGCTCGCCACATGGGCGCTGCCCGCGGCACTGCTGCCGCATGTCATTGGCACCGTGCCCGAGCTCATGCTCGCTGCCGCCGCCGATGGCGACAGCGGCGAATGGAACGCGGCTTCCGCCGACGCCGTGCTGCGTCTCGCGGAAAGCCGCGACGTGCTCGCGACCGGCCCCGGCCTCGGCCGCTTCAAGGGCGACACCGACTGGCTGCGCCGTCTGTGGCAGCAAACGGATCGTCCGCTCGTCATTGACGCGGACGCCCTCAACATGCTTGCAGACGCTGGCCCAACCGGGCCTCGCGACTGGGGCAAACGAAGTGCGGCGACGATTCTGACGCCGCACCCCGGGGAGATGGGCCGACTGCTGGGCATGTCGACCCCCGAAGTGCAGCGTGACCGAATCGGACACGCTGTACGGTACGCCCGCGAGCAAGGCGTGACTCTCGTGCTCAAGGGAGCACGAACGGTCATTGCAACGCCATCCGGCGAGGCGTATGTTAACACCACCGGGCACGCTGGCATGGCCACCGGCGGTGCGGGAGACGTATTGACCGGCATTATCGCCGGTCTGCTCGCCCAGGGTCTCAGCGCGGAGCAGGCTGCTGCCTTTGGTGTGTTCCTTCACGGTCAGGCCGGGGAGCGAGCCGCGTTACTGCGCGGTGATCCGGCATCCCTGCTTGCCGGGGATATTATGGACGCACTATAAATCAAGGGCATAAGCGGAGGCGGCAAGTACACTCAAGAAATACCCGCAAGAAGTACCCGCAAGAAGTACACACAGGAAGAACACGCAAGGAAGTGCACGCAAAAGTGACACTCTGCATCCCCTGCGCATAACAGAAACAAGTAAACCATCCATAACATCAAGCAAGAAAGGGATGTCCTGTAGTCATCAACATGACGTGGACATCCCTTTTTAGTGCCTTTTCAGTGTAATTACCTTTTAACGAACCGGGATCACGCTATTGGCTGCATTTTCCATTGATCTGCGGTTTAACGAATCACAGCGACGTTATTATCCCTAATCGGCAGGTTCTTGCCCAAGTTTGTATAAGTATAAAGGGAATAGCGTGCCTGGAATTCGTTAAACTGTTCATTCAACGCAAATCCTCCAATTAACGTTTGTACGATTCGCTAGAATGGGTTAGCGATTCGATCCAAAAGAAGGAAGTCTCTTCCAACCTTCGGTACAGCGGCTTCTCTTCTTTCTTTTATCATGGTTCAGTTACAACCGGAACCGTAATAGCTCCTGATGCATCTCTGCACTGATATCCCGCAGGGTTTTCACCTTGGTGCTTGCTTCGGCGAATGAACGCTGCTGCTCGGCCGTTGAAGCGGTAATTTCCTCGCTGCTTGCAGCCGATTGCTCCGTGATGGCGCTGATGTTTTCAATCGCCTGCTGAACCTGTGCGCTGAGTTCACTGGACTGCTTCATGTCTTCCGCAAGCTGGTTAATGCTTGTACTAATCCGCTCCACACTGTGACGAATTCCAGAGAAGGATTTGCCGGTTTTTCCAGTGGCCTGCTCCTGTTCGGCAAAGAGCTGATTGCTCTGTGTCACCGAGGTTTTCACTTTGCCCATGGCCGCTGTGATTTCACCAACTGCTGCAAAGATATGCTGAACCGATTGCTCCGATTGCTCGGCCAATTTCTTCACTTCTCCTGCGACGACAGCAAAGCCACGTCCGGCTTCACCTGCGCGTGCCGCTTCGATGGAGGCGTTCAGAGACAGAAGGGTGGTCTGCGTAGCAATGCCCGACACATAGGCAGTCATGGTGGCAATCCGGGAGGCACTCTCCTCCAGTTCCTGGACCGTCTTTTCTACCTCGGTCATGGCAATCCGGTTTACTTCAGCCAGTCGAAGCTGTTCCTGTATGGCAATGTGCCCCTCCTGCACGGAACTCAGAACCTCGTTACCATAGACGGCTGATTGGGCAGTCGCCTGAAGATTGCTTTCGAATGTATGCTGCATCTTATCCACGACCATAACCGTTTCACTTAGATCCTCAGCAATTTTTTGACTGCCAATCGATAGTTCTTCGGTCGTTCGGGAGACTTGCTGCACTATGGCTTGCACGGTATCATTGCCGCGATCGATATCCTGGGCCATCCCATCAACACGGTTTCCTGCCGCACCGATGGATTGAATGATACTTCGAATATTCCCCGTCATAAGGCGGAAGGAGCGGTTTAAGTCATCCAGTTCATCTTTGCCTCGGGTCTCTGGAAGCTGCTGCGTGAGGTCCCCGTCTGCAATTTGTCCTGCCGCTTCCTTCAAGGTGCGAATACGTCTCGCCAATTTTCGTGAAGTATACATGTTGAACAGCAGGACAGCGACAAGCAGCACGATGGCCCCGACGAGTGCAATCTGCCATGTACGCTGAATATCTTGTTCAAGATCTACTGTGTATTGGTCATATCGATCCCGGGTCACCTCATCCAGCATATAAATATCATTTTGTATGCCTTTGACCCGTGAACTGAAACGTTTGGCGTCCGAGCTGTTCATGGCTGTGATAGCTTCAGTGGCACCGGTGTCCAGAGCTGTCAATTTCGTTTGAATCGATTGGATCAGTCGAAGCTGTTCATCCGTTTCCAGCAAGCCTTCCGTGAGCTGTTTCACCATCGTTTTACCTTCGTCCAGCAAACGGGCTACGTTATCCTGATTGCCAGCTGTCATGGAGAACGAGTACACATCGAGCGCCTGCTCGGTCTGGATCTGGTTAGCGTTCAACTCCGTGACTTTCAGCATGGCAGGCACCAGATTTTGATTTTTGGCATTCATGTTTAGCAATTGAATAATGATATAGGCTACTAGCAAAAGGCATAACAGTAACGATACGATAGCATTTAATATCAGCTTTCCCTGCAATTTCATAAGCGTGCCTCCATATTAGCAATTGGTTTATTGATCTAGGGTAATTTTGGTTTTGCCGGAAGCGATCTGTGCTTTCAAATCTTCGAACGTTTGCTCTTGTTCGTCCGTGAGGGTGATGTTATGTAGGGCGGTTAAACCTACGCCGTTTTCTGCCAGACCATAGAACATTTCTTTTTCGGGAAATGAATGCTGGTTCTGAATGAACGTATTAATGGCGTTATGAAGAGAGACATCTACATTTTTGAGCATGGAAGTGAGTACTGCTTTTTCTGCTAAAAAGAACTGATCCTGGTCCACGCCAATGGCGTATTTACCCAATCTCTGAATCTCTGAAAGTGAGCCTATGCCTGTCAGTCCGGCTGCAACGTAAATGACGTCAACACGCTGTTCCTGAATCATCTGTGCTGCGAGCTTTCCTCCAAGATCAGGATTGCCAAAATCTCCGGCGTACACGACATGGACTGTGGCATCCGGATTAGCCGCCTTTACACCTTGCTCAAAACCTTGCTGGAAATCGTGAAGCACCGGAATATCCATTCCACCCAAAAAGCCTACATGGTCTTCGGTTGTTGCAAAGCCAGCAATAATGCCTGCAACATAGCTGCCTTCTTCTGCTTTGAAGGACATGGAGGTCACATTAGGGAGATCGGAATGCCCGTCAATAATGAGAAATTGCTGATCAGGATACTTCTGAGCAACCTTCTCCAGATCGGTCTTTATCGTGTCGCTTAGACCAATAATCAGATCAACCTTTTCCTTCGCAAATTGCTCAAAGGCTGCCTCGGATGTCAAATCCTTTCCTGGTTCCTTGTAATCAAAAACAATACTGTTCTCGTTTCTGGCCTGTACCAAGCCCTCAAAAGATGCGTCACTGAAAGAATGATCACCAAGGCCGACATCCGTAAGAACGATTCCGACCTTGGTTCGCTGATCTGCGGGGGAGACCTTCTCGGCTGCCGAACATGCTCCCAGCACCAGAACAACCAGAATCATCATCATGGTGAACCCGAATTTGTATTTCCACTGTGTTTTCATGTGCGTATGTCCTCTTTTCTGTAAGATGGAGATGACGTGTGAGGTGAGCAAATCCCCTTTATGTATATCGGAAGGGAACAGAGTCTCCATAATGGGGAGTGATGAAAATTTACGAAAAATCATTGAAACGCCAATGAAACCCATGAATTATACATGGAATTTACATTTGATGAGGCATGAATTCTCGACAGAACCTTTGCGTGCTGCTAATCAAGGTCAACGGAAAAAAGATAGACAAAAAGGCAAAGAGGAGACCAATCAGATCTCTTCTTTGCCTCTTTCCTCAAACCAATAAATGATGAATGACTACACTAACCCATGGATCAATACATTTATATATGAATGGTTTTCCCCATTCTCCCAGCGTATGCAATGCTTCAAGCTTTCCTACTCACATTCAGCTGCACTTGCAACATATTACCACGCAGCTACCGAGCCATCGGCCCGGCTTTCCGTGCCTCCGCATAACACGCCGTTGTCCGGGTTACGCCAGATGATCTGGCCGCGTCCAAACATTGACGGATCGAGGGCGATCTGTATATCATGCCCTTTGCGGGCAAGTGCTTGCGCAATATGCTGAGGAAATCCGGGCTCAACCAGAATCGTTTTGCCTTTGGTCCACTGCCAGCGCGGGGAATCGAGCGCGGCCTGTGGATTGAGGTGGAAGTCCACCGTATTCATGACGACCTGCACATGACCCTGAGGCTGCATGAAACCGCCCATGACCCCGAATGGCCCGACCGCTTCATCACCACGTGTGAGAAAGCCTGGGATGATCGTATGATATGTCCGTTTGCCCGGCTCCAATGCGTTGGCGTGATTCGGATCAAGCGAGAAATTATGCCCCCGGTTTTGCAGGGCAATGCCTGTGCCCGGCACAACCAGCCCGGAGCCGAAGCCCATATAATTGCTCTGAATGAAGGAAACCATGTTGCCCTCACCATCTGCCGTTGCAAGATACACCGTCCCGCTTGCCTTTGGGTCGCCCGCTTCAGGTGAAAGTGCCCTATCGCCAATGAGCTTGCGCCGTTCGTCTGCATACGCTTCGGACAATAACTCCTGCACTGTAACGCCCATCTTGCGTTCCTCGGTAATGTACTTCTCCCCATCGGCAAACGCCAGCTTCATGGCTTCCAATTGTCGATGATATCCCAGTACGGATTCCTTTTCATCAAAATCAAAACCCTTCAACACATTGAGCGCTGCCAGCGCTATCAGCCCCTGACCGTTAGGCGGGATCTCCCACACATCATATCCACGATAAGAGACCGAAATCGGATCAACCCATTCAGGCTGAAAGGCAGCCAGATCCTCCTTGGTCAGATAACCTCCGTGCTCTGCCAAAAAAGAGTGAATACGCTCCGCAAGATCCCCTTCATAGAAGTCTCGCGCTCCGCTCTCGCCAATCCGGCGCAGGGTAGCCGCATGATCCGGCGAACGCCACATCTCGCCCACGGTCGGAACACGCCCGCCTGGGGCAAACGTCTCAAACCACGCCCGCCCGGCTTCCGCATCGCCTTGGCGTGCATAGATGTCGGCTGCCCGTGCCCAATGGCGGGCCAGCCCAGGCGCAAGCGGGTAACCGACTTCCGCGTAGCGGACAGCCGGTTCCAGCGCTTCCGCCAGCGTGAGCCGCCCGAATCGGCGGCTCAGCTCAGCCCAACCCGCCGGTGCGCCAGGCACCGTCACCGGAACGACCCCTAGCTTCGGCATCTCCGAATAGCCCGCCGCTTTGAGCGCCTCAATCGAAATGCTCTGAGGCGCAGGTCCGCTGGCATTCAGGCCATGCAGCTTGCCCTCGGTCCAGACGAGGGCAAAGGCATCGCCCCCAATGCCATTGGACGTTGGCTCCAGCACTGTGAGCGCTGCCGCCGTTGCGATAGCGGCATCAATGGCATTGCCGCCTTTTTTTAACACATCGAGACCGGCTTGCGCAGCCAAAGGCTGTGAAGTGGCGACCATGCCTTGTTTGGCATAGACGGGTACGCGGTAAGACGGATACGGTTGATAGAGTGGATCGTAGTTCATCAGGTTGTTCAGCTCCTTGTCACAAGATGTCAGGTTCCGGCTTGCCGGATCAGTAGTCCTAACCCTCTTCGGAGCAGGGAACGTGATCTCCTGCTGCCAACGCGAAATCCAACCTGACATGACCCGTAAACGGAGAGGATACAGTTGCGTTCATAACTGTGCCAATGTCCTTTTTTTCAAAGATTTAAGCGATCTCCAGATAATCATGCATCAGGTCGTTACCATATCCCCACCATTGACATGGATGCACTCTCCGGTCACGTAGGAAGAGTCGCGGGATGCAAGATACACGTAGGCAGCTGCAAGCTCATAAGGCTGACCTGCCCGGCCCATCGGCGTCGAGGTTCCGAATATCTGCACATCTTCGGCAGAGAAGCTGGAAGGAATGAGCGGTGTCCAGATCGGCCCGGGTGCGACGCAATTGACTCGAATGCCCTCAGCAGCGAGCGATTTGGCGAGTACCCGTGTCAAAGAGACCACAGCCCCTTTGCTGGAAGAATAATCAATCAGCTGTACTTCACCTTTATAGGCCGTAATGGAAGCTGTATTGATGATGGATGCTCCTTTGCAGAGATGCGGGAGAGCTGCCTGAATCAGAAAAAAGTAGGCAAACACATTCGTCTGGAACGTATGATACAGCTGTTCTTCCGTAATATCGACAATGCTCGGCTGAACGTACTGTACGCCATGATTGTTGACCAGAACGTCGATCTTTCCGAAGGTTTCCATGGTTGTACGGATGACAGCCTCGCAGTTTTTCTTCAACCGCAGATCAATCTCGATTAACAGACACCGTTGTCCAAGTTCTTCAATGCGATCACGTGTCCTTTCGGCGTCGGTCCGTTCATATAAATAAGCGATGGTGATATCTGCACCTTCTTTGGCAAAAGCAATGGCTGCTGCTCTGCCGATTCCGCTGTCACCACCGGTAATAATTGCAACCTTGCCTTCCAGCTTGCAGCTGCCAATATAAGCAGGATCTTCGCTAATTGGTTCAGGCACCATCAGGGTTTCCAGACCTGGCTGCCGGTCCTGATGCTGGGGAGGGAAAGCTAGCTTTTGTGGCTTGCACACCGTTTTCTCACCGTAAAAAGGATATACCGGATTCATTCGTTTTACTTCCTCCTCGCACGTTCATTCATACGCCTAATCTATGCATTCGCCCAGAAAAGGTGCGGCAGGCGGGAGAAGGATATTTGTTTTTAACGAAAAATATACCATAATAAGGATGTAGCTATTGCAACAGTTCATTAAATGTGGAGGTGTCAGGAGTCCAATGAATATTCAGGGGATTAACCATCTGTGCTTTTCCGTATCTAATCTGGAACGGTCCATTACCTTTTTTGAGCAGGCTCTCGGTGCCCGTATTCAGGTGAAAGGCCGAAAGCTGGCGTACTTCGAACTTGCCGGACTATGGATCGCTTTAAACCAGGAAGACGTCATTCGCAACTATACGGAACGAACGTATACACATATTGCATTTACCGTAAAAGAAGAGGAATTCGACGAGTCTGTACAGCAGCTTCGAGCGGCCGGAGCTGACATCCTTCCCGGAAGACCACGCAACCCGAAGGATGCATTATCTGTTTATTTTACCGATCCCGATGGTCATCTGTTCGAGCTGCATACCGGAAATATGAAAAAAAGGCTGGATTATTACCGGGAAGACAAACCTCATATGACCTTTTATCCATAAGACCACTATGTAAATGGAGGTAAATGGCAATTAACGTATTTAATGTCACTGCAATTATCCGTAAAATAAATCTCAGGTTCACCGAGGATATAGGATATATCTAATGCCAAACGATACAGAAGGAGAGATGGGCGTGGAGAGCAAAGGATGCAAATTACGGGTAATTGCAAGTGGACTCTGCATGGCCACAGTCATGCTGGTTTCCGTTTTTACGGGGGGAATTCCCAATACCGGGGAACGAACGGGGTTTGCTGAAGTTTCGGTTGAACAGAATTATGAATTTCCACCTGTAACGCTGCTTGATCTGAATGACCCAGTCCCTCGTTGATGAATATGTATATTTAATCCTGTCCGTTTTGGAGGTTTAGGCCGAAAATGGGGCCTCTGTTACAGAGACCCTAATTCCATAAAACCTTTTCGTTTGTATTTTTAGTTGTTAGAAGAAGATAGGATTTGTCTTTACTTGATAAATGACTTGTAGTCGTTATATTCCATTTTACGATTCTGCTTGCTCATGAGGAGTAATTGATGGCTGATATTGGCCTCACGCTCTGCATAAATGCGTTTTAACAGGTCGTGACTCATTCTTAAAAAGTAATACCCTTCATTCGGATTGTCTTTCTCGTGGTACACCAGGCCGAGAAGACGATATAATTTTGCCCTCAGTATCCCCTCATCTCGCTGATCGAGCAATTGAAGGGCTTCTTTGATGGTGGCCTCTGCTTCCAGCGGCTCGCGTTCTTCCAGATAGATTTTACTCATTTCCTCCAATATGGAAGCCTTCTTGTCGGGCAGATTGCGTTTGTCGTATATATCGGCGCATTCAGTCAGCAAGGGAAGGGCTTCTTTTTTTTGCCCCATATGAAGCTGAATTACAGCAAGATTGTGAAGAGCAAGCACATAGGATTCACTTTTAGCCCGTTTATATGATTCTGCCGAGGTTTTGGTCCAATTTTGGCTTAATGGGAGATGCCCGTCCTGTTCAGACATATAGTAGGCTTTGCCCAAACCAAGTGTAATTTCGCCATAGAGTTCCTGTTGCCCGGTCATTCGGGCTTCCTTTTCTGCTTTGTGATAGAAATCCAGCCCTTGATCCACATTCCCCAAGCGCAAATGAGTCGTTCCAAGGTAGGTCATTGCACGAATATGATTCTCATGAAGGTGTTTAAGCCTGCTGCTATAAATGTGCGCCTGTTCATAATATTTCCGGGCCGCGTGGAATAGTTCTGCGTGAAAGGCAGATCGCCCCATCTCCAGATAATATTGCACAATGCGTTCTCGATCTCCGGTGCGGGTTACTGTAAAGGCGGCGGCTTCGCCCTTGTCCATGGCTTCCCGATGTTCCCCCATTCGATTATGGCTGCGCATGATGAGAAGATAGGCATCTGTCTGGTCCAGCGTATCCTTGGTTAGTTTGAGCACATTGTGACCCATGCGAATGCAGGCACGGTCGTTGTTTTCCTGATAATAGGCCTTTGCTTTGTCCAACACGGCTTCACCGATATCCGTATCTGTCCCTGTATCTCCTCCCAAAAAATACTCAATGGGCGTATTCAATCGTTTCGCAATAATCTTCAACATACGTTGGGAAGGAACGGCTCTGCCCTTTTCGATAAGGCTGATATAGGAGCGCGTCATATCCTCCCCTGCCAGTTGTTTTTGAGAGAGTCCAAGCTGCTCCCGGATTTCCCGGATTTTGGGTCCGACCATGTTCATTCACCGCCGTCTACTAGAATTGTGAATTATTGTTGATTTCATGGAGTGGGAAGATATATGAGGTAAGGGGTGTAAGGGGGTTATTTACCTCCATTTACAGTTTAATTCCAAATTGAGAGATTATAGAATGATGGTATCCAAGATGAAAGGAGGAGAAATGAATGGTCCTTAAAGCGACTCCCATTACACTGGAGCAACTGAAACGTAAAGAAGCAGCGCAATTGGAAGCTAATGTACAGGGTGAGACTCGTGAAGTCAGTGCTCGTGCAGTAGAAGCTCGTGCAGTAGAAGCTCGTGCAGTAGAAGCTCGTGCAGTAGAAGCTCGTGCAGTAGAAGCTCGCGCAGCAGCAGCTCGTGCAGTAGAAGCTCGTGCAGCAGAAGCTCGCGCAGTAGAAGCTCGCGCAGCAGCGGCTCGCGCAGCAGCAGCTCGTGCGGCAGCGGCTCGCGCAGCAGAAGCTCGTGCGGCAGCAGCTCGTGCCTGATCTTACTTACTTAGCGTATTGCGTTAGATTCATAGATGAGAGCTTCCGTGGAAGCTCTCTCTCCCTATATTCAGAGAGATTCGCACGTTGGTGATAACGAGGTGTTTTGAGCCGATGCAAATTAAGCAAATATGGTCTTACATTCCAGAACATATCGTCCCCATCCGGGAACTGAATGATGCTCTGGGACTCAACAGTGCCCAGACAAAAGTGCTGGAAAAAATTCATGGTTTAAAACAGGTTCGGCAAGACAAGGACGGAGATCTGGCGGCTTTACTCGGACGTGTACTTACCCAAGTGGTAAACCATAGAAACGTAGCCCCTGCTTCGATTAAGTATATCATTTATTGCCACACAATTCAGGAAAATTTCCCCTTTCCTATGAAAGTTTTGCAAGGTTTGAAACAGGCATACGGATTGCAACATGCCATCGCGTTTTCACTTACGCAGCAGAACTGTGCATCGGGTTTGGTTGCCCTGAATGTTGCCGAGACTTTGCTGCCTTCATTGGAAGCGGATGATCATATTTTAATTTTGACAGGGGAAAAAACGTTTAGCCCCGTTGTGCAGCTGATTCCCAACACAACCGTGATGGGAGAGGCAGCCGCGGCTGTCCTGGTCGGTAATATCGGAGATGGAAGCCGTATGGTTGGTCTTACGAATATTACGCTCGGTCAGTACTGTAATGTGCTTACGGGAAATCCTCAACTACAAAGGGAATTCCAGGAGATATACACACCGCGGTTATGCGATGCCATTCTTACAGCAGTGGAACAGGCGGGACTTGCACTGCAGGATATTCGATATATCGTACCGCACAATGTGAATCTATCCTCCTGGAAAAAGGTAGCCGCCCGATTATCGTATCCCCTCGAACGTATGTATACATCGAATGTGCAGGAGATTGGTCACTGCTTCTGTTCGGATCCGTATATCAACCTCCAAGCTGTTCTGGAGCAGGAGCTTCTGCAACCGGATGATTATTATCTGCTTGTTACAGTTGGTCTAGGGGTTACCTTCAGCGTAGCAGTAATGCAATATGCAGGAATTGGAGGCGATGGTCGTGACGACAGTGTTGACCGATTTTTCGAGCAAGTTGAAGTTGGCGTTAACGGGCCGGCATAATGTTACTTTTGTATATCTGAACAATTTTGAGGTTGAGGAATATTGGGGTGATCAGGGGATTATTAAGCTGCCTTCATTGAGCATAGGCTCGGCTTCAGACGTCGTGAACCGGATGGAAGAATTGGGACTGTTTCTGGCAGGAGAGAACGATATCATTTTGCTCAAGAGTCTGCCGGATCAAGCCTTCATGGCAGAGGCGCATTCACTGGGCTTTGGCCAGTCGCGCTGCATTGCTGCGAAATGCAACGAGCCTGCACTGAACATCACTGCTAATCTTCTCAGTTGTCCAGATGCGCTGGACAAGCTGCGTCAGCTGTCCAAGAATCCCGACACACCTACGTATTTGGTCCCCTTCGGGACATCGGAACAGGAAGAAGAGCTCTCCCGCATTACCGGAATTCCTCTTGCCGTTCCCTCCTCAGACGTGTTCCGCAAGGTGAATGACAAGGGGTATTCGCGCCGCCTTAACGCCGAGCTGGGCATTCGCCAAATTCCAGGCGCAGAATGTACATCCCTGGAAGAGCTTGCATCCGGTTTTGAACGCCTGAAGCCAGTGCTTGAGCAGGGTGGACGCCTTGTGCTGAAGGATTCCATGGGCGTGTCGGGCAAAGGCATTACCGTGATCTCTGATGAAAGCCGATTTTACAAATGTATGAGCTTGCTGGAGAAGCAGGCGAGTAAAAAGGATATTCGCAGGGTCAATTACGTGCTTGAGCAATGGATCGACAAAATCTGTGACCTGAATTATCAGATCCTCATTGATCGGTCCGGCGGAGTCGAATTCCTCGGTATAAAGGAGTCGTTGGTACAACAGGGCGTGCATCAGGGACATCTTATGCCTTCTCGCCTGAGTGACATTCAGCTTGGCATCATTCAAGAGGCGGCTTTGCGAATCGGTACCGCCTTGCATCGGGACGGATATTACGGCATCGCCGGCATGGACGCGATACTGGATGAGGACGGCACAATTTGGCCCAACCTTGAGATCAATGCAAGGTTTAACATGTCTACATACCAGACGAACATTCAAGACCGTTGGCTCCCAGAAGGCATGTTCGGTCTCGCCAAAAAATACACACTTCGTCTCAAGCGTTTGCTGGAATACGGAGAGCTGCGTTCCAGACTGGGTGGGCTAATGTTCACACCGGAGAATGGCGAAGGGCTGTTCATCAACAACTTTGCCACGGTCAATGCGGCATTCAAAAGTGAGGGATGTCTTTTTTCCGGACGTCTGTATGGCGTTATTATTGCGTCTTCCTCCGAACGGCTGCGTGCCATCGACGAATCGGTAGAAGCCGTCTTAACTTCGATAAGTGAGGTGATGTGATGTCTGCGGAATATCAGATTCAGCAGTTGCCCATCTCGGAAATAGCCGAGAAATTCGGGACCCCCCTGTATGTGTATGACGGGGATGTCCTGCAACAGGTATATCAGGAGCTTAGGGGATCGCTTACTCCCCATGTGGAACTGTTTTATTCATTGAAGGCCAACCCGAATGTTTCGATTGTACACATGCTGCAAGAGATGGGCGCGCAGGCGGAGGTGTGCTCCCTAACGGAATTGCACA includes:
- a CDS encoding gamma-glutamyltransferase family protein translates to MNYDPLYQPYPSYRVPVYAKQGMVATSQPLAAQAGLDVLKKGGNAIDAAIATAAALTVLEPTSNGIGGDAFALVWTEGKLHGLNASGPAPQSISIEALKAAGYSEMPKLGVVPVTVPGAPAGWAELSRRFGRLTLAEALEPAVRYAEVGYPLAPGLARHWARAADIYARQGDAEAGRAWFETFAPGGRVPTVGEMWRSPDHAATLRRIGESGARDFYEGDLAERIHSFLAEHGGYLTKEDLAAFQPEWVDPISVSYRGYDVWEIPPNGQGLIALAALNVLKGFDFDEKESVLGYHRQLEAMKLAFADGEKYITEERKMGVTVQELLSEAYADERRKLIGDRALSPEAGDPKASGTVYLATADGEGNMVSFIQSNYMGFGSGLVVPGTGIALQNRGHNFSLDPNHANALEPGKRTYHTIIPGFLTRGDEAVGPFGVMGGFMQPQGHVQVVMNTVDFHLNPQAALDSPRWQWTKGKTILVEPGFPQHIAQALARKGHDIQIALDPSMFGRGQIIWRNPDNGVLCGGTESRADGSVAAW
- a CDS encoding methyl-accepting chemotaxis protein, whose amino-acid sequence is MKLQGKLILNAIVSLLLCLLLVAYIIIQLLNMNAKNQNLVPAMLKVTELNANQIQTEQALDVYSFSMTAGNQDNVARLLDEGKTMVKQLTEGLLETDEQLRLIQSIQTKLTALDTGATEAITAMNSSDAKRFSSRVKGIQNDIYMLDEVTRDRYDQYTVDLEQDIQRTWQIALVGAIVLLVAVLLFNMYTSRKLARRIRTLKEAAGQIADGDLTQQLPETRGKDELDDLNRSFRLMTGNIRSIIQSIGAAGNRVDGMAQDIDRGNDTVQAIVQQVSRTTEELSIGSQKIAEDLSETVMVVDKMQHTFESNLQATAQSAVYGNEVLSSVQEGHIAIQEQLRLAEVNRIAMTEVEKTVQELEESASRIATMTAYVSGIATQTTLLSLNASIEAARAGEAGRGFAVVAGEVKKLAEQSEQSVQHIFAAVGEITAAMGKVKTSVTQSNQLFAEQEQATGKTGKSFSGIRHSVERISTSINQLAEDMKQSSELSAQVQQAIENISAITEQSAASSEEITASTAEQQRSFAEASTKVKTLRDISAEMHQELLRFRL
- a CDS encoding BMP family lipoprotein — encoded protein: MKTQWKYKFGFTMMMILVVLVLGACSAAEKVSPADQRTKVGIVLTDVGLGDHSFSDASFEGLVQARNENSIVFDYKEPGKDLTSEAAFEQFAKEKVDLIIGLSDTIKTDLEKVAQKYPDQQFLIIDGHSDLPNVTSMSFKAEEGSYVAGIIAGFATTEDHVGFLGGMDIPVLHDFQQGFEQGVKAANPDATVHVVYAGDFGNPDLGGKLAAQMIQEQRVDVIYVAAGLTGIGSLSEIQRLGKYAIGVDQDQFFLAEKAVLTSMLKNVDVSLHNAINTFIQNQHSFPEKEMFYGLAENGVGLTALHNITLTDEQEQTFEDLKAQIASGKTKITLDQ
- a CDS encoding NAD(P)H-hydrate dehydratase, which encodes MFIVTAEQMRAVDEHTIHKLGIPAASLMENAGRAIAEEVIQLCREYRAEQMGQRSQQHGSWNNGNGKRAHTGPGDRSGHGSDIIADPALVMEQPGDQQWYMLIGKGNNGGDGLVAARHLVEAGLGVTLVYADAPDALRGEAAVQRDAAAELGIPALVHGREAVDFSRCTGIVDALLGTGSRGAPRGVYAALIEAANDSGKPVVSADVPSGLNADTGEVYEPCIQARVTVCLALLKRGLVQYPGASAAGRIVVRSIGIPARLAPEHGPSVRLLTEEVLRSALRVDTSRLRVTDGHKGTYGHVLLAAGSLPMSGAGLLSAKAALRAGCGLATWALPAALLPHVIGTVPELMLAAAADGDSGEWNAASADAVLRLAESRDVLATGPGLGRFKGDTDWLRRLWQQTDRPLVIDADALNMLADAGPTGPRDWGKRSAATILTPHPGEMGRLLGMSTPEVQRDRIGHAVRYAREQGVTLVLKGARTVIATPSGEAYVNTTGHAGMATGGAGDVLTGIIAGLLAQGLSAEQAAAFGVFLHGQAGERAALLRGDPASLLAGDIMDAL